In Cupriavidus basilensis, one genomic interval encodes:
- the moaD gene encoding molybdopterin converting factor subunit 1 — MNIELRFFASVREQLGLGQERVAVPAEVATVADLRHWLGARGGAWAEVLAEGRALRMAVDHEVASADSVLAEGCEVAFFPPVTGG; from the coding sequence ATGAACATCGAACTCCGTTTTTTTGCCAGCGTGCGCGAGCAACTGGGCCTGGGTCAGGAGCGCGTCGCGGTGCCGGCCGAGGTGGCCACCGTGGCGGACCTGCGCCATTGGCTCGGAGCCCGCGGCGGCGCCTGGGCCGAGGTGCTGGCCGAGGGCCGTGCCTTGCGCATGGCCGTGGACCACGAGGTGGCCAGTGCGGACAGCGTGTTGGCCGAGGGCTGCGAAGTGGCGTTTTTTCCGCCCGTGACCGGAGGCTGA
- the glp gene encoding gephyrin-like molybdotransferase Glp → MTQAAAPARPPMLTMAQALEALLAGARPLAEAERIATLDANGRVLAAPVASTLDVPPADNTSMDGYAVRSADLTAPGTRLRVAQRIPAGHVGTALAAGTAARIFTGGLIPPGADAVVMQEQCVAQDEDVIVNHTPQPGEWIRRAGEDIRAGSVILPAGTRLTPQALGLAASVGQASLDVVRRVKVAVFFTGDELAMPGEPLKPGAIYNSNRFTLRGLLENLGCEVSDFGIVPDTLAATRDTLRRAAEGHDLIITSGGVSVGEEDHIKPAVEAEGRLNLWQIAIKPGKPLAFGEVARAGQAPAFFLGLPGNPVSSFVTFLLFVRPFILRLQGVQDVMPRRLPLRADFDLPKGDRRNEFLRVRLNQAGGLDLFPNQSSGVLTSTVWGEGLVDNPPNQPIARGDTVQFISFDGLLA, encoded by the coding sequence ATGACCCAAGCCGCCGCGCCCGCCCGTCCCCCCATGTTGACCATGGCCCAGGCCCTCGAAGCCTTGCTGGCCGGCGCCCGCCCGCTTGCCGAGGCAGAGCGCATCGCCACGCTCGACGCCAATGGCCGCGTGCTGGCCGCGCCGGTGGCGAGCACGCTGGACGTGCCGCCGGCCGACAACACCTCGATGGACGGCTACGCGGTGCGCAGCGCCGACCTGACGGCGCCCGGCACGCGCCTGCGGGTGGCCCAGCGCATCCCCGCCGGCCATGTCGGCACGGCGCTGGCGGCCGGCACGGCGGCGCGCATCTTTACCGGCGGGCTGATTCCGCCGGGGGCCGACGCGGTGGTCATGCAGGAGCAGTGCGTGGCGCAGGATGAGGATGTGATCGTCAATCACACGCCGCAGCCGGGCGAGTGGATCCGCCGGGCCGGCGAGGACATCCGCGCCGGCAGCGTGATCCTGCCTGCCGGCACGCGCCTGACGCCACAGGCGCTGGGCCTGGCGGCCTCGGTGGGGCAGGCGTCGCTGGACGTGGTGCGGCGCGTCAAGGTGGCTGTGTTCTTTACCGGCGACGAGCTTGCCATGCCGGGCGAGCCGCTCAAGCCGGGCGCCATCTACAACTCCAACCGGTTCACGCTGCGCGGGCTGCTGGAAAACCTCGGCTGCGAGGTCAGCGATTTCGGCATCGTGCCTGACACCCTGGCCGCGACGCGCGACACCCTGCGCCGGGCCGCCGAGGGGCATGACCTGATCATCACCTCGGGCGGCGTCTCGGTGGGCGAGGAAGACCATATCAAGCCGGCAGTCGAGGCCGAAGGCCGGCTCAACCTGTGGCAGATCGCTATCAAGCCGGGCAAGCCGCTGGCGTTCGGCGAGGTGGCGCGCGCTGGGCAGGCGCCGGCTTTTTTCCTGGGGCTGCCGGGCAATCCCGTCTCGAGCTTCGTTACCTTCCTGCTGTTTGTGCGGCCTTTCATCCTGCGGTTGCAAGGCGTGCAGGACGTGATGCCGCGCCGGCTGCCGCTGCGTGCCGATTTCGACCTGCCCAAGGGCGACCGCCGCAACGAGTTCCTGCGCGTGCGCCTCAACCAGGCCGGCGGGCTCGACCTGTTCCCCAACCAGAGCTCGGGTGTGCTCACTTCCACGGTGTGGGGCGAGGGCCTGGTCGACAATCCGCCCAACCAGCCGATCGCGCGGGGCGATACCGTGCAGTTCATCAGCTTCGACGGCCTGCTGGCATAA
- the thrC gene encoding threonine synthase — protein MKYLSTRGHEMPQTFSEILLGGLAPDGGLYLPREYPQVTADELEAWRKLSYADLAFEVLSRFCDDIPAEDLRALTRKTYTAEVYCNARPGDNTADITPLRTLGEEGGTQLQLLGLSNGPTLAFKDMAMQLLGNLFEYALARAGQELNILGATSGDTGSAAEYAMRGKRGIRVFMLSPHRKMSAFQTAQMFSLQDPNIFNLAVEGVFDDCQDIVKAVSNDLGYKARQKIGTVNSINWARVVAQVVYYFKGWLLATDGPGQKVSFCVPSGNFGNVCAGHIARMMGLPIDKLVVATNENDVLDEFFRTGTYRVRKSAETYHTSSPSMDISKASNFERFVFDLLGRDGDKLAKMFREDVDTKGGFDLSGTPEFERIRAFGFVSGRSTHEDRLATIRDLSERYGITIDTHTADGIKVAREHLTPGVPMLVLETALPAKFADTIREALGHEPERPAAFEGIENLPQRFEVMPADADRIKAYIAGHTGL, from the coding sequence ATGAAATACCTGTCGACGCGCGGCCATGAGATGCCGCAAACCTTCTCCGAGATCCTGCTGGGCGGCCTGGCCCCGGACGGCGGCCTGTACCTGCCCCGGGAGTACCCGCAGGTCACGGCCGACGAGCTGGAAGCCTGGCGCAAGCTGTCGTACGCCGATCTTGCCTTTGAAGTCCTGTCCCGCTTCTGCGACGACATCCCGGCCGAGGACCTGCGCGCCCTGACGCGCAAGACCTACACCGCCGAGGTGTACTGCAACGCCCGCCCCGGCGACAACACCGCCGACATCACCCCGCTGCGCACGCTGGGCGAAGAGGGCGGCACGCAGCTGCAGCTGCTGGGCCTGTCCAACGGCCCCACGCTGGCCTTCAAGGACATGGCCATGCAGCTGCTCGGCAACCTGTTCGAGTACGCGCTCGCGCGTGCCGGACAGGAGCTGAACATCCTGGGCGCTACCTCCGGCGATACCGGCAGCGCGGCGGAATACGCCATGCGCGGCAAGCGTGGCATTCGTGTCTTCATGCTCAGCCCGCACCGCAAGATGAGCGCGTTCCAGACCGCGCAGATGTTCAGCCTGCAGGACCCGAACATCTTCAACCTGGCGGTGGAAGGGGTGTTCGACGACTGCCAGGACATTGTCAAGGCAGTCTCCAACGACCTCGGCTACAAGGCTCGCCAGAAGATCGGCACGGTCAACTCGATCAACTGGGCGCGCGTGGTGGCCCAGGTGGTGTACTACTTCAAGGGTTGGCTGCTCGCTACCGACGGCCCGGGCCAGAAGGTCTCGTTCTGCGTGCCGTCGGGCAACTTCGGCAACGTCTGCGCCGGCCATATCGCCCGCATGATGGGCCTGCCGATCGACAAGCTGGTGGTTGCCACCAACGAGAACGATGTGCTCGACGAGTTCTTCCGCACCGGTACCTACCGCGTGCGCAAGTCGGCCGAGACGTATCACACCTCCAGTCCGAGCATGGACATCTCGAAGGCGTCGAACTTCGAGCGCTTTGTCTTCGACCTGCTGGGCCGCGATGGCGACAAGCTGGCCAAGATGTTCCGCGAGGACGTCGACACCAAGGGCGGCTTTGATCTGTCCGGCACGCCGGAATTCGAGCGCATCCGCGCCTTCGGCTTTGTCTCGGGCCGCAGCACGCACGAAGATCGCCTCGCCACCATCCGCGACCTGTCCGAGCGCTACGGCATCACCATCGACACCCACACCGCCGATGGCATCAAGGTAGCGCGCGAGCATCTCACGCCCGGCGTGCCGATGCTGGTACTGGAGACCGCGCTGCCGGCCAAGTTCGCCGACACCATCCGCGAGGCGCTTGGCCATGAGCCGGAGCGTCCGGCAGCCTTCGAAGGCATCGAAAACCTGCCGCAGCGCTTCGAGGTGATGCCGGCGGATGCCGACCGGATCAAGGCTTACATCGCCGGCCACACCGGCCTGTAA
- a CDS encoding homoserine dehydrogenase: MNPIKVGLLGIGTVGSGTFNVLQRNQEEIRRRAGRGIEIAMVADLNTERARELTGGQVEVVADANEVVTRPEIDIVIELIGGYGIARELVLKAIENGKHVVTANKALLAVHGNEIFEAARKKGVIVAFEAAVAGGIPIIKALREGLTANRIEWIAGIINGTTNFILSEMRDKGLDFDTVLKQAQALGYAEADPTFDIEGIDAAHKITLMSSIAFGMPVQFDKAYVEGITKLSAVDIRYAEELGYRIKLLGLTRRRENGIELRVHPTLVPAKRLIANVEGAMNAVLVQGDAVGATLYYGKGAGAEPTASAVIADLVDVTRLHTADPEHRVPHLAFQPDELSSVPVLPIEEVTSSYYLRMRVADETGVLADITRILADAGISIDAMLQKESREGEPQTDIIMLSHLTLEKQVNAAIAKIEALPTVLSAVTRLRMEELN; encoded by the coding sequence ATGAATCCCATCAAAGTAGGCCTGCTTGGCATCGGTACCGTCGGTAGCGGCACGTTCAATGTGCTGCAACGTAACCAGGAAGAAATCCGCCGCCGCGCCGGGCGCGGCATCGAGATTGCCATGGTGGCCGACCTCAACACCGAACGCGCCCGCGAGCTGACCGGTGGGCAGGTCGAGGTGGTGGCCGACGCCAACGAGGTCGTCACCCGCCCCGAGATCGACATCGTGATCGAGCTGATCGGCGGCTACGGCATCGCCCGCGAACTGGTGCTCAAGGCCATCGAGAACGGCAAGCACGTGGTCACCGCCAACAAGGCGCTGCTGGCAGTGCATGGCAACGAGATCTTCGAAGCCGCGCGCAAGAAGGGTGTGATCGTGGCCTTCGAAGCCGCGGTGGCTGGTGGCATCCCGATCATCAAGGCGCTGCGCGAAGGCCTGACCGCCAACCGCATCGAGTGGATCGCCGGCATCATCAACGGCACCACCAACTTCATCTTGTCGGAAATGCGCGACAAGGGCCTGGACTTCGACACCGTGCTCAAGCAAGCGCAAGCGCTGGGCTATGCCGAGGCTGATCCCACCTTCGATATCGAAGGCATCGATGCCGCGCACAAGATCACGTTGATGAGCTCGATCGCCTTTGGCATGCCGGTGCAGTTCGACAAGGCCTACGTGGAAGGCATCACCAAGCTGTCGGCCGTGGATATCCGCTACGCGGAAGAGCTGGGCTACCGCATCAAGCTGCTGGGCCTCACGCGCCGCCGCGAAAACGGCATCGAGCTGCGCGTGCACCCGACGCTGGTGCCGGCCAAGCGCCTGATCGCCAACGTGGAAGGCGCCATGAACGCCGTGCTGGTGCAAGGCGACGCCGTGGGCGCCACGCTGTACTACGGCAAGGGCGCCGGCGCCGAGCCAACCGCTTCGGCCGTGATCGCCGACCTGGTCGACGTGACCCGCCTGCACACTGCCGACCCCGAGCACCGCGTGCCGCACCTGGCGTTCCAGCCGGACGAACTGTCCAGCGTGCCGGTCCTGCCGATCGAGGAAGTCACCAGCTCGTACTACCTGCGCATGCGCGTGGCGGACGAGACCGGCGTGCTGGCCGACATCACACGCATCCTGGCCGACGCCGGCATCTCCATCGATGCCATGCTGCAGAAGGAGTCGCGTGAAGGCGAGCCGCAGACCGACATCATCATGCTCTCGCACCTCACGCTCGAGAAGCAGGTCAACGCCGCCATCGCCAAGATCGAGGCGCTGCCGACCGTGCTGTCCGCCGTCACGCGCCTGCGCATGGAAGAACTGAACTGA
- a CDS encoding pyridoxal phosphate-dependent aminotransferase — translation MKPIQKSNKLNNVCYDIRGPVLEKAKQMEEEGHKIIKLNIGNLAVFGFDAPEEIQQDMMRNLPNSAGYSDSKGIFAARKAVMHYTQQKNIEGVGLDDIYVGNGASELIVMSMNALLNSGDEVLVPAPDYPLWTAAVSLSGGTPVHYVCDEANEWMPDLDDIRAKITPNTKAIVVINPNNPTGALYSDELLKSIVTIAREHGLIIFADEIYDKVLYDGHSHTSIAALSTDVLTVTFNGLSKNYRSCGYRAGWMVVSGDKRPALDYIEGLNMLSSMRLCANVPAQWAIQTALGGYQSINDLVGEGGRLRRQRDLAHELITQIPGVTCVKPKAALYLFPKLDLSMYPIQDDQEFIYELLQESKVLLVQGTGFNWGKPDHFRIVFLPHEEDLREAISRVGRFLETYRKRHGRAA, via the coding sequence GTGAAACCGATCCAGAAATCCAACAAGCTCAACAATGTTTGCTATGACATCCGCGGCCCGGTGCTGGAGAAGGCCAAGCAGATGGAAGAGGAAGGCCACAAGATCATCAAGCTGAACATCGGCAACCTGGCTGTCTTCGGCTTCGATGCGCCGGAAGAGATCCAGCAGGACATGATGCGCAACCTGCCCAATTCAGCTGGCTACTCGGACTCCAAGGGCATCTTCGCCGCGCGCAAGGCGGTCATGCACTATACGCAGCAGAAGAATATCGAGGGCGTGGGCCTGGACGACATCTACGTCGGCAACGGTGCCTCCGAGCTGATCGTGATGTCCATGAATGCGCTGCTCAACAGCGGCGACGAAGTGCTGGTCCCGGCGCCGGACTATCCGTTGTGGACCGCGGCGGTGAGCCTGTCGGGCGGCACCCCGGTGCACTATGTGTGCGACGAGGCCAACGAGTGGATGCCCGATCTGGACGATATCCGCGCCAAGATCACGCCGAATACCAAGGCGATCGTCGTCATCAACCCGAACAACCCCACCGGCGCGCTGTATTCGGATGAGTTGCTCAAGTCCATCGTGACGATCGCGCGCGAACACGGCCTGATCATCTTTGCCGACGAGATCTACGACAAGGTGCTGTACGACGGCCATAGCCACACGTCCATCGCCGCGTTGTCGACCGATGTGCTGACCGTGACCTTCAACGGCCTGTCCAAGAACTACCGCTCGTGCGGCTACCGCGCCGGCTGGATGGTGGTGTCGGGCGACAAGCGGCCCGCACTGGACTATATCGAGGGGCTGAACATGCTGTCCTCGATGCGCCTGTGCGCCAACGTGCCGGCCCAGTGGGCCATCCAGACCGCGCTGGGCGGCTACCAGAGCATCAACGACCTGGTGGGCGAAGGCGGGCGCCTGCGCCGCCAGCGCGATCTTGCCCATGAGCTGATCACGCAGATCCCGGGTGTCACCTGTGTCAAGCCCAAGGCCGCGCTGTACCTGTTCCCCAAGCTCGACCTGTCCATGTACCCGATCCAGGACGACCAGGAGTTCATTTATGAGCTGCTGCAGGAGTCCAAGGTGCTGCTGGTGCAGGGCACTGGCTTCAACTGGGGCAAGCCCGACCATTTCCGTATCGTGTTCCTGCCCCATGAGGAAGACTTGCGCGAGGCCATCAGCCGCGTCGGGCGCTTCCTCGAGACCTACCGCAAACGCCACGGCCGCGCGGCCTGA
- a CDS encoding Mth938-like domain-containing protein has product MKLHADQPNALNTVTSYGPGYIEINMVRHTQSVLVMPEGEIRPWPVQRFEDLEPAHFEGLLAHSPEVVLLGTGSRLRFPHPRLTASLARLHVGVDAMDLQAACRTYNILMAEGRKVAAILLLEEPA; this is encoded by the coding sequence TTGAAACTCCACGCTGACCAGCCCAATGCCCTCAACACGGTAACGTCGTACGGCCCGGGCTATATCGAAATCAATATGGTGCGCCACACCCAATCCGTGCTGGTCATGCCCGAAGGCGAGATCCGGCCCTGGCCGGTGCAACGCTTCGAAGACCTGGAACCCGCGCACTTCGAGGGCCTGCTGGCGCACTCGCCCGAGGTGGTGCTGCTGGGCACCGGCAGCCGCCTGCGCTTCCCGCATCCCCGGCTGACCGCCTCACTGGCGCGCCTGCATGTCGGGGTGGACGCCATGGATCTGCAGGCCGCCTGCCGCACCTATAACATCCTGATGGCTGAAGGCCGAAAAGTGGCAGCCATCCTGCTGCTGGAGGAGCCTGCCTGA
- a CDS encoding peroxiredoxin: protein MTTASLSQPVPDFSAPATGGTFSLAAQRGKTVVLYFYPKDNTPGCTTEAMNFRDQHDDFVKAGTVVFGISRDSLKSHENFKAKLELPFELISDGDEAVCHLFDVIKMKKMYGKEVRGIERSTFIIDGKGILRHALRGIKVPNHVDEVLEIVRGL, encoded by the coding sequence ATGACAACAGCCAGTCTCAGCCAGCCCGTACCCGATTTCAGCGCGCCCGCCACCGGCGGCACGTTCAGCCTCGCCGCCCAGCGTGGCAAGACCGTTGTCCTGTATTTCTACCCCAAGGACAACACCCCGGGCTGCACCACCGAAGCCATGAATTTCCGCGACCAGCATGACGACTTCGTCAAGGCGGGCACGGTGGTCTTCGGCATCTCGCGCGACAGCCTGAAGTCACACGAGAACTTCAAGGCCAAGCTGGAACTGCCCTTCGAGTTGATCTCCGATGGCGATGAAGCCGTGTGCCATCTGTTCGATGTCATCAAGATGAAGAAAATGTATGGCAAGGAAGTGCGCGGCATTGAGCGCAGCACCTTCATCATCGACGGCAAGGGCATCCTGCGCCATGCGCTGCGCGGCATCAAGGTGCCCAACCACGTCGACGAGGTGCTGGAAATCGTGCGCGGACTCTGA
- a CDS encoding PhoH family protein, whose amino-acid sequence MPLPTMPAKPAQLLDPSEFAPVTKLTKAKSASQGKKPVPALERVALLETGTSKAENAPAVVASASGSTRARTKDAPPSALKSVPSLAAVPKAPAKAPGTTNRRMQKHTGPSKLFVLDTNVLMHDPSSLFRFEEHDVYLPMMTLEELDNHKKGMSEVARNARTVSRTLDALVGGTDGVLDDGLPLAKLGNRDAQGKLFLQTKLNEIKLPDGLPQGKADNQILGVVSALQQQFPERQVVLVSKDINMRIKARALGLPAEDYFNDQVLEDKDLLYSGVMLLPNDFWAKHGKGVESWQDPKSGAMFYRLTGPLVPSFLVNQFVFLEPSDGSLPLYAQVKEINGKTALLQTLKDYTHHKNNVWSVTARNREQNFALNLLMHPEIDFVTLLGQAGTGKTLLALAAGLEQVLDQKLYNEIIVTRATVPVGEDIGFLPGTEEEKMQPWMGAFDDNLEVLQKSDDSAGEWGRAATQELIRSRIKVKSMNFMRGRTFVNKFVIIDEAQNLTPKQMKTLVTRAGPGTKIICLGNIAQIDTPYLTEGSSGLTYVVDRFKGWSHSGHVTLARGERSRLADHAADVL is encoded by the coding sequence ATGCCGCTGCCGACCATGCCCGCCAAGCCTGCCCAATTGCTTGACCCGAGCGAATTCGCCCCGGTGACCAAGCTGACTAAGGCCAAATCAGCGTCGCAGGGTAAGAAACCTGTGCCGGCGCTAGAGCGTGTGGCCTTGCTGGAAACCGGAACTAGCAAAGCGGAAAATGCACCGGCCGTAGTGGCCAGTGCCAGCGGTTCGACACGAGCGCGCACCAAGGATGCGCCGCCGTCCGCGCTGAAGTCCGTGCCATCGCTGGCCGCCGTGCCCAAGGCTCCCGCCAAGGCCCCCGGCACGACCAACCGTCGTATGCAGAAGCACACCGGCCCCAGCAAGCTGTTCGTGTTGGACACCAATGTGTTGATGCACGACCCGTCCTCTCTGTTCCGCTTCGAAGAGCACGACGTCTATCTGCCGATGATGACGCTCGAGGAACTGGACAACCACAAGAAGGGCATGAGCGAAGTCGCGCGCAACGCCCGCACCGTCAGCCGCACCCTCGATGCGCTGGTGGGCGGCACCGACGGCGTGCTCGACGACGGCTTGCCGCTCGCCAAGCTGGGCAACCGCGACGCGCAGGGCAAGCTGTTCCTGCAGACCAAGCTCAATGAGATCAAGCTGCCCGACGGCCTGCCGCAGGGCAAGGCGGACAACCAGATCCTGGGCGTGGTCAGCGCACTGCAGCAGCAGTTCCCGGAGCGCCAGGTCGTGCTGGTGTCGAAAGACATCAACATGCGCATCAAGGCGCGCGCGCTCGGCCTGCCCGCCGAGGATTACTTCAACGACCAGGTCCTCGAGGACAAGGACCTGCTGTACTCGGGCGTGATGCTGCTGCCCAACGACTTCTGGGCCAAGCATGGCAAGGGAGTGGAAAGCTGGCAGGACCCGAAGTCCGGCGCGATGTTCTATCGTCTGACAGGCCCGCTGGTGCCCTCTTTCCTGGTCAACCAGTTTGTCTTCCTGGAACCCAGCGACGGTAGCCTGCCGCTGTACGCCCAGGTCAAGGAGATCAACGGCAAGACCGCGCTGCTGCAGACGCTCAAGGACTACACGCACCACAAGAACAATGTGTGGAGCGTGACCGCCCGCAACCGCGAGCAGAACTTCGCGCTCAACCTCCTGATGCATCCGGAGATCGACTTCGTCACCCTGCTGGGCCAGGCCGGTACCGGCAAGACACTGCTGGCGCTTGCCGCGGGCCTGGAGCAGGTGCTCGACCAGAAGCTCTACAACGAGATCATCGTCACCCGCGCCACCGTGCCGGTCGGCGAGGATATCGGCTTCCTGCCGGGCACCGAGGAAGAAAAGATGCAGCCCTGGATGGGCGCCTTCGACGACAACCTGGAAGTGCTGCAAAAGAGCGACGACAGCGCCGGCGAGTGGGGTCGCGCGGCCACCCAGGAACTGATCCGCTCGCGCATCAAGGTCAAGAGCATGAACTTCATGCGCGGACGCACCTTCGTCAACAAGTTCGTCATCATCGACGAGGCTCAGAACCTGACGCCCAAGCAGATGAAGACGCTGGTAACGCGTGCCGGCCCCGGCACCAAGATCATCTGCCTGGGCAATATCGCGCAGATTGACACGCCTTACCTGACCGAAGGATCGTCCGGCCTTACCTACGTGGTCGACCGGTTCAAGGGCTGGAGCCACAGTGGCCATGTGACGCTGGCGCGCGGTGAACGCTCGCGCCTGGCCGACCATGCCGCGGATGTCCTCTAA
- a CDS encoding C40 family peptidase, with protein sequence MPLRQKAPAGRRVPSLAHIFHTARLPLLCSAALLLAACASTPPPGRYSGQPRPTGTPMVDPSAGLEEVSIQAMSLVGTPYRYGGNTPDSGFDCSGLVRYVVLRAANVNLPRTTEAMGERGVSLERSQVASGDLVFFNTTGRANSHVGIYVGQNRFVHAPSTGGTVRLEDMSKSYWASRYNGARRVASGINQAPASAAPPAAPAAPPPSVVPPAPVDDDPIAAFANR encoded by the coding sequence ATGCCTCTGCGCCAGAAAGCCCCTGCCGGAAGACGTGTGCCCAGCCTGGCCCACATCTTCCACACCGCCCGCCTGCCCCTGCTTTGCTCGGCGGCATTGCTGCTCGCCGCCTGCGCTTCGACACCGCCGCCTGGGCGCTATAGCGGCCAGCCGCGCCCGACAGGCACCCCCATGGTGGATCCCAGCGCCGGGCTGGAAGAAGTCTCCATCCAGGCAATGTCGCTGGTTGGCACGCCCTATCGCTACGGCGGCAATACGCCTGACTCGGGCTTCGACTGCAGCGGCCTGGTCCGCTATGTGGTGCTACGCGCCGCCAACGTCAACCTGCCACGCACCACCGAAGCCATGGGCGAGCGCGGCGTCTCGCTGGAGCGCAGCCAGGTGGCCTCGGGTGACCTGGTTTTCTTCAATACCACCGGCCGGGCCAATTCGCATGTCGGCATCTATGTCGGGCAGAACCGCTTTGTCCACGCGCCATCCACCGGCGGCACGGTTCGGCTCGAAGACATGAGCAAGTCATACTGGGCCTCCCGCTACAACGGCGCGCGACGGGTTGCATCGGGAATCAACCAGGCGCCGGCATCGGCCGCGCCCCCGGCCGCACCAGCAGCACCGCCGCCTTCCGTTGTACCCCCGGCCCCCGTGGATGACGATCCGATTGCCGCTTTCGCCAATCGATAG
- a CDS encoding inorganic phosphate transporter: protein MQTIQMSLWVIGLLVALALLFDFMNGFHDAANSIATVVSTGVLKPHHAVAMAAMCNVVAIFIFHLKVAATVGTGTIDVNIVDHYVIFGALMGAIAWNLITWYYGIPSSSSHALIGGLVGAAVAKSGTGALVGGGLLKTVAFIVISPLLGFLLGSLMMVIVAWTFFRTPPSRVDRWFRRLQLVSASLYSLGHGGNDAQKTIGIIWMLLIASGHVAQGGAEPPIWVIVSCYVAIGMGTMFGGWRIVRTMGQKITKLKPVGGFCAETGGAITLFIASALGVPVSTTHTITGAIVGVGSVQKMSAVRWGVAGNIVWAWVLTIPASAFMAAIAWWIGRHIL, encoded by the coding sequence ATGCAAACAATACAAATGAGCCTGTGGGTCATTGGCCTGCTGGTGGCTCTCGCCCTGCTGTTCGATTTCATGAACGGCTTTCACGATGCCGCCAACTCGATTGCCACGGTGGTGTCGACGGGCGTGCTCAAGCCGCACCACGCGGTGGCCATGGCGGCCATGTGCAACGTGGTGGCGATTTTCATCTTCCACCTGAAGGTGGCGGCAACCGTCGGCACTGGCACGATCGACGTCAACATCGTCGATCACTACGTGATCTTCGGTGCCCTGATGGGGGCCATTGCCTGGAACCTGATCACCTGGTACTACGGCATCCCCTCGTCGTCCTCGCACGCGCTGATCGGTGGCTTGGTCGGGGCTGCGGTGGCCAAGAGCGGCACCGGCGCACTGGTCGGCGGCGGTCTTCTCAAGACCGTGGCTTTTATCGTCATTTCGCCGCTGCTGGGCTTCCTGCTCGGCTCGCTGATGATGGTGATCGTGGCCTGGACATTCTTCCGCACGCCGCCGTCGCGGGTCGATCGCTGGTTCCGCAGGCTGCAACTGGTCTCGGCATCGCTGTACAGCCTGGGCCATGGCGGCAATGACGCGCAGAAGACTATCGGCATCATCTGGATGCTGCTGATCGCCAGCGGCCACGTGGCGCAGGGCGGTGCGGAGCCGCCGATCTGGGTCATTGTTTCCTGCTACGTGGCGATTGGCATGGGCACCATGTTTGGCGGCTGGCGCATCGTGCGTACCATGGGCCAGAAGATCACCAAGCTCAAGCCGGTAGGCGGCTTCTGCGCGGAGACAGGCGGCGCCATCACGTTGTTCATTGCCTCGGCGCTGGGCGTGCCGGTGTCGACCACCCATACCATCACCGGCGCCATCGTCGGCGTGGGCTCGGTGCAGAAGATGTCGGCGGTGCGCTGGGGCGTGGCCGGCAACATCGTCTGGGCCTGGGTGCTGACGATTCCCGCATCTGCCTTCATGGCCGCCATCGCATGGTGGATTGGCCGGCATATCCTCTAA
- a CDS encoding DUF47 domain-containing protein, with the protein MFGRFMPTEGKFFEYFNQHADCAVTAARELEVLVNDLPNAEAHARRVQATEKKADRITHDTIDLLHKTFITPLDRDEIHKLITTMDDILDLMEDVAETISLYDVTSLTDEARKLASICVQCCDQVKIAVGLLEDMSNAGAILKTAQQIDQLESEADRVMRAAMSKLFRDETDVKRLIKLKAIYEQLETITDKCEDVANILEGIVLENA; encoded by the coding sequence ATGTTCGGCCGATTCATGCCCACTGAGGGCAAGTTCTTCGAATACTTCAACCAGCATGCCGATTGCGCGGTGACCGCCGCCCGCGAGCTGGAAGTGCTGGTCAACGACCTGCCCAATGCGGAGGCCCACGCTCGCCGCGTGCAGGCCACGGAAAAGAAAGCCGATCGCATCACGCATGACACGATCGACCTGCTGCACAAGACCTTCATCACGCCGCTGGACCGCGATGAGATCCACAAGCTCATCACCACCATGGACGACATCCTCGACCTGATGGAAGACGTGGCTGAAACCATCTCGCTGTACGACGTGACCAGCCTGACCGATGAGGCGCGCAAGCTGGCCTCCATCTGCGTGCAGTGTTGCGACCAGGTCAAGATCGCGGTCGGCCTGCTAGAGGACATGAGCAATGCCGGCGCCATCCTGAAGACGGCGCAGCAGATCGACCAGCTCGAGTCCGAGGCCGATCGCGTGATGCGCGCCGCCATGTCCAAGCTGTTCCGCGACGAAACGGACGTCAAGCGCCTGATCAAGCTGAAGGCGATCTACGAGCAGCTCGAAACCATTACCGACAAGTGCGAGGACGTCGCCAACATTCTCGAAGGCATCGTCCTGGAAAACGCCTGA